The window TTTGCCGCTGAAAACGACTTGGTGACGGCTTCCTTGCGCGTGGCTGACGCTTTTAATCCTTCGTCCGCGACGGTGTTACACAACCGGACACAAGGCATCACCCATGCACTGATCCTACCTGAAGCGGGCGGCAGCTTGATTGCTGGCCAAGCCGCTTTGGTCAATCTGAGTGCGTCGCGCCATAGCGTCGAAAAGCAGACTGTCGGTGTGGTGGTCAGCCTTGGTCAGACAGGCAAGAAGCTGGCGGGGGGATCTCGCGCAGCGGCGATGGCCTTGTTGCGCGAAGCGCTAATGGACGCGAAGGACTATGCACGCCATAAAGAGGATTACCAACGGCGCGCGCGCCGCGACTATCAACTGTCTCGTGCTGACTTGGAAGCGCTGGAACCAGTGGTCACTGGTCAGCTACCGCTGATTGTACGAGTGCATCGAGCCTCTGATATTCTCACCGTATTGGATTTGGCAAAAACCATGGACATTCGCATTGTCCTTCTGGGGGCCGAGGAGGGTTGGCGTGTGGCCGACGAAATTGCCAAAGCGAAGGTGCCAGTGATTATTGACCCAACGGCCAACACGCCTGCGTCCTTTGAGCGGCTTGGCGCCAGATCAGATAATGCCACCTATCTGCATAAGGCAGGGGTGACCTTGCTCTTTACCGGGATCGGCTGGCAGACAACACACAATGCCTTTTTAGTGCGTCAGGCGGCAGGCAATGCGGTTGCCAATGGCTTGCCTTATAACGCGGCGATGGCTGCCATGACGAGCAATTTGTGGAAGGTTTTTGGCGGTCATGGCGCGGGACTTCAGTTAAATCGTCCAGCGGATCTGGTGGTCTGGGATGGTGACCCGCTCGAAGTGACAACAG is drawn from Gammaproteobacteria bacterium and contains these coding sequences:
- a CDS encoding imidazolonepropionase, with translation MLSLLWGTAQATDWVIKNATVHWPNGEKTVNTHLLIRDGVLVAAGPQIDVPKGAKQIEGESLHVTAGLFNANTHIGLEEVSLVNDTVDFAAENDLVTASLRVADAFNPSSATVLHNRTQGITHALILPEAGGSLIAGQAALVNLSASRHSVEKQTVGVVVSLGQTGKKLAGGSRAAAMALLREALMDAKDYARHKEDYQRRARRDYQLSRADLEALEPVVTGQLPLIVRVHRASDILTVLDLAKTMDIRIVLLGAEEGWRVADEIAKAKVPVIIDPTANTPASFERLGARSDNATYLHKAGVTLLFTGIGWQTTHNAFLVRQAAGNAVANGLPYNAAMAAMTSNLWKVFGGHGAGLQLNRPADLVVWDGDPLEVTTEVEAVFLDGQVIPLVSHATLLRDRYAERYQLIHNSTN